The DNA segment CGAGATCTTCGCCGCCGCGCGGCAGCTGAAGGAAACGGTGTACGGCAACCGCATCGTGCTGTTCGCGCCGCTGTACGTGGGCAACGAGTGCGTGAACGACTGCTCCTACTGCGGCTTCCGCAGCAGCAACGCCGAGGCCGTTCGCGCCACGCTCGACCGGGCGCAGGTGCGCCGCCAGGTCCTGGCCCTCGAGCGCGAGGGGCACAAGCGGCTCATCCTCGTGTTCGGCGAGCACCCGGACTACGACCTGAGTTCATCGCCGACAGCGTGCGCGAGGTCTACGCCACCCGTGAGGGCACGGGCGAGATCCGCCGCGTGAACATCAATGCCGCGCCCTTCGACGTGGACGGCTTCCGCACGATCCGCGAGGCCGGCATCGGCACCTACCAGGTGTTCCAGGAGACGTATCACCACGGCGCCTACGCCCGCGCGCACCCGGCCGGCACCCGCAAGGGCGACTACCGCTGGCGCCTGTCGGCCCTCGACCGCGCGATGATGGCCGGCTGCGACGACGTGGGCCTGGGCGCGCTGTTCGGCCTGCACGACTGGCGCTTCGAAGTGCTGGGCCTGGTCCGCCACGCGCTGCACCTGCAGGAACGGTTCGGGGTGGGCCCGCACACGATCAGCTTCCCGCGCCTGCAGCCCGCCTCGGGCGTGCACCTGGAAGGCCTGCCGCTGGTGGACGACGACGACTTCCTGCTGCTGATCGCCGTCCTGCGCCTGGCGGTGCCCTACACGGGCCTGATCCTGACCGCGCGCGAGCACGCCGACCTGCGCCGCGCCGCGCTGGCCCCTCGGCGTCTCGCAGATCGACGCCGGCACCCGCCTGGAACTGGGCGGCTACGGCGAGCCCGCGGCGCTGCCCTGCCTGGAGCGCGGCCAGTTCGCCCTCGGCGACACTCGCTCGCTGGACGAAGTGATGCGCGAGCTGGTCGACGACGGCTACCTGCCCAGCTTCTGCACCGCGTGCTACCGCAAGGGCCGCACCGGCGAGCACTTCATGGAGTTCGCCATCCCCGGCTTCATCAAGCGCTTCTGCACGCCCAACGCGCTGACCACGCTGCAGGAGTACCTGATCGACTACGCCGCGCCCGGCACGCGCACGGCCGGCGAGGCCCTGATTGCGCGCGAACTCGCGGCGCTGCCGGTCGGCGCCGCGGCCGCTGACCTGCGAGACCGCCTGCGACGCGTGCGCGAGAACGGCGAACGGGACCTCTGTTCCTGAGGGCGGCACGGCCGCCGGGAAGGACTCGACGATGCAGGCAACACCCCGGGGACTGCGGCTCCACATCGGCCTCTTCGGCCGGCGCAACGTGGGCAAGTCGTCGCTGCTCAACGCGCTGGTGCGCCAGCAGGTGGCCATCGTCTCGGAAGTGGCCGGCACCACCACCGACCCGGTCGAGAAGCCCATGGAACTGCTGCCGCTGGGCCCCGTGGTGTTCATCGACACCGCCGGCGTCGATGACGAGGGCCACCTCGGCGCGCTGCGGATCGAGAAGACGCGCCGCATCCTCGACCGCACCGACCTGGGCCTGGTCGTCGCCGCCGACGACGGCTGGGGCCCCTTCGAGGACGAACTGGTCGCCGAACTGACCCGCCGCGGCACCCCCGTCATCGCCGTCTGGAACAAGGCCGACCTGGCCCCCATGCCGGCCGCGCTGTCCGGGCGCGAGTTTCCCTGCGTGGCCACGGTCGCCGCCACCGGCGAGGGCCTCGACGCCCTGCGCCGCGAACTGATCCGCCTGGCTCCCGAGGACTGGATCAACCCGCCCAGCATCCTCGGCGGCCTGGTGCGCGCCGGCCAGACGGTCGTACTCGTGATTCCCATCGACCAGGAGGCGCCCAAGGGCCGCATCATCCTGCCGCAGGTGCAGGTGATCCGCGACCTGCTCGACCTGGGCGCCTGGTGCGTGGTGGCCAAGGAAGACGCGCTGGCCGACGCGCTGGCGTCACTGCGGTGTGCGCCCGCCCTGGTCGTCACCGACTCGCAGGCCTTCGCCCAGGTGGCGGCCATCGTGCCTGCTGAAATTCCCTTGACCGGTTTTTCCATCCTGATGAGCCGCTGGAAGGGCGACCTCGCCGAGCTCGCGCGCGGCGCCCGCGCGATTGGCGCCTTGAAGCCCGGCGACCGCGTCCTCATCATCGACGCCTGTACCCACCACCCCATCACCGACGACATCGCCCGCGAAAAACTCCCCCGCTGGCTGAACCAGCACGTGGGCGGCGACCTGGCGATCACCAACTCGCAGGGCCGCGACTGGCCAGCTGATTTGGCTTCTTTTAAGCTGATCGTCCACTGCGGCGCCTGCATGTGGAACCGCCGCGAGATGCTCTCGCGCATCATGCTGGCCCGCGAGGCCGGCGTCCCGATCACGAATTTCGGGATGGCCATCGCCTGGTCGCTGGGGGTGTTCGAGAGGGCTTTGGGGGCGTTTGGGGAGATACCGGCGTCGCGGTGACGGAGGTTGCCTCCGGCCCGCTTGCCATGCTCCCCCACGACCTGGCGCCCAGCGCTGACCTCTTACGGCGCGAGCCCCGCCGCCCCGACTTGCGCCGGCGCAAGTCCCGTCTGTTCATGCGCGAACCGATGGCACCGCGAGCACAGCGTGACCAGATTCTCCGCCTTGTTCGGCGCGCCCCGTCCGCGTGGAATCACGTGATGCACCTCGAGGAAACGCGCTGCGCCACACCCCGGCGTGGCGCAGCGATGCCGGTCGCGGGCGAGCACTGCGCTTCTCACTTTTGACGGGATCGTGGCGTGATTGCGCTTGCCTGCCTGTTCCACGCGCGCGTCGCACCCGGCGGCCGCGACTTGCGCCGGCGCAAGTTGCGCTCGCCGCGCGGTCACGGCCGCGGCCTGCCCGCAGTCGGGGCACTGGTGGATGACGATGCGGGCGGCGGGGCCTTTCGCGCGGGGCTGGCGTCGGCTTCGGCCGGGCCCTCGACCAATGATTCCAACGCTGCGAGGACCAGGTCCATGCGGTCGGCCGTGCGCGGCACGAGGCCGCGCTTGCGGGCGCGTTCGACGAGCGCCTCGAACCGCGCGAGCTGCAGGCCATCGGCGCGGAGGGTAATGGTGGTGAGTGGGTCTTCGGCAGCGGTGTTGTTGCTGGCGCCGAATTGTCCGGTGGCGTCGACGTGTTCACTGGCCAGGTTTTCCCCCTCGACAAGGAGTTGCGCCGGCGCAACTGCCGCCCCCAACTCCAGCTGACCAGCGCTCGCGGTTCCGCCTCGGCGTCGCCGCTTCCGTGCCTCAACACCTCACGCTCGAGCTCGCGCCGGCCGGTCACCTTCGCCTCCGCGACCCCAGGCCGCCTGGGTAGTCTCGCCGCCACGCGGGCCACCTGCTGGGCCTTGGTCCAGCCGAGCTCGCCGGTGGCTACGGCTT comes from the bacterium genome and includes:
- the hydF gene encoding [FeFe] hydrogenase H-cluster maturation GTPase HydF: MQATPRGLRLHIGLFGRRNVGKSSLLNALVRQQVAIVSEVAGTTTDPVEKPMELLPLGPVVFIDTAGVDDEGHLGALRIEKTRRILDRTDLGLVVAADDGWGPFEDELVAELTRRGTPVIAVWNKADLAPMPAALSGREFPCVATVAATGEGLDALRRELIRLAPEDWINPPSILGGLVRAGQTVVLVIPIDQEAPKGRIILPQVQVIRDLLDLGAWCVVAKEDALADALASLRCAPALVVTDSQAFAQVAAIVPAEIPLTGFSILMSRWKGDLAELARGARAIGALKPGDRVLIIDACTHHPITDDIAREKLPRWLNQHVGGDLAITNSQGRDWPADLASFKLIVHCGACMWNRREMLSRIMLAREAGVPITNFGMAIAWSLGVFERALGAFGEIPASR
- a CDS encoding HNH endonuclease, which gives rise to MTARRAQLAPAQVAAAGCDARVEQAGKRNHATIPSKVRSAVLARDRHRCATPGCGAARFLEVHHVIPRGRGAPNKAENLVTLCSRCHRFAHEQTGLAPAQVGAAGLAP